One Lepisosteus oculatus isolate fLepOcu1 chromosome 27, fLepOcu1.hap2, whole genome shotgun sequence genomic window, TGCACCGGCGCCGGCCCCACCGCTGCCCGCACTGCCGCCGGGCCTTCCGGCAGGAGGCGGAGCTGGGCCGGCACCTGCTCCTCGCCCACGCCGGCGCCGGCGGGAAGCCCCTCCCCTGGCCGGGCAGCCCGCCGGCGCACCAGAAGACCCCCGCCCGCGCGCAGCAGCGCCCCCCGGAGGCCGGGGACCCCCGGAGGGAGTGGGGCCGGGGCGGGGCGGGGGACCAGGGTGCGGAGGGCTGGCCTGCCtggggggccagcaggggggcggCGCAGGGGTCTCTGCTGTGTAACGGACTGACGTGGGGGCAGTTCGCCTGGCCGCCGGCGCTGCAGGGCAGGGCGGCCCGGCGGGCGCCAGGCTGGGACGCGGCGGCGGGGGCGTCGCCCACTCCACGCCAGCGGGACTCGACCGCCGTCCCGCGCCGCCCCGCCCCTCCAGCTGCCCCCCATCTCGGGGAGGAGAGGGGCGCGCGGGGGGCAGCGAAGCCCTTccttcttcctcctcttcctcctgctccCCTGGTTCGGCTCGAGGACCTGAAGCGTGGCTCCGTGCCCCCCCCGGCGCGGCCCCCGGGAGACAGGGGGGCCCCTCAGCCTCAGCCTCAGCCGCAGAAGGACAGGCGCCCCCACGCCCCCGGCAGCCCTGCCCTGCAGCGCCCCCCGGTGGACCGGCGCCTGCAGTGCATGATCTGCGGCCGGTCGTACCCCCGCGAGCTGGACCTGCACCAGCACTACATGCAGCACGCGCAGGGGCAGATCTGAGGCCGCCCGGCTCCGGGTTCCAGAGGCCACTGGGACACTGGGACTGCACTGGCACTGGTACCGGCTCCGGGTTCGAGAGGCCACTGGGACACTGGGACTGCACTGGCACTGGTACCGGCTCCAGGTTCGAGAGGCCCCAGGCCAGAACCTGGGACACTGGGACTGTGTCCTGGCCTGGGAAGAAATAAGCTTGGCTGACTTTTACTCCTGCCGCAGTGCCGGGAGATtcggtgttgtgtgtgtgtgtgtgcgcgagcgagtgagagtgtgtgtgcgtgcgtgcgtgtgtgcgcGCGAGCGAGCGAGTGAGAGTGTGTTGGTGTGAGAGTTGCAGGACTTGTTtgtgattcttctggaagcccaATAAAGTGATTCAGTCTGGAGAGGTCTGTTGTCTGACTTGACCCTTGACCCGGCCAAGCTGCACAGCCCTGTTACTGAGACCGGTTCCCTGGTCCCAGGACACACCTGGACGAGATcccccagtcaggacaggaagGGCTTCTTTAcacagggtggtgggggtgtggaacaacctGCACTGTATGTTGGCAAAGCTGATATAACTATTAAACTTAATTCATGagacaggaacaagtaataggtttattccatgctgaaaaatagaggaaacaaaacacacaattttggccgtggagcctggccagtacctggatgggagacctcctgggaaaaactaaggttgctgctggaagaggtgttagtggggccagtaggcggcgctcaccctgcagtccatgtgggtcctaatgccccagtgtagtgacggggacactatactgtaaacaggcaccatccttcggatgagacgtaaaacagaggtcctgactctccgtggtcattaacaatcccagagTGTCTCTCTagaggagtaggggtgttaccccggcgtcctggccaaattttccccctggcccttaccagtcatggcctcctaataacccccctctctgaactggcttcatcactctgctctcctccccactgagagctggtgtgtggggagagtactggtgcatcatccaggtggggctgcacactggtggtgttggaggggatccccattacctgtaaagtgctattagtggagtgtccagaaaagcgctatataagtgtaagcaattattattattattattattattattattattattattattattactgcttGTTCAGAGCCATTCAGCTCAATGGGGTAATTTTGTTCGTTTTACAGCACCGGATGAGCTGTTGGAACCTGTTTAATTAGTCCAGTTCAGACAGTAAGGTGCTGCTTAtccagaaccaggactggaCTCCTTTGGACCGGTGTCACAGCTGCTGGCCCTGTGTTCTACTCTTCTTTTACCGAACCTGCGGGCCGCTTTTGTGAATATCGGCACTGCGCCAATGGGGGACGCAGCACAATGAAGGGCCCGCCCCCCTCTGATGTAACCACGCTCCTCGCTCTGACATCATTGGGCTGTGACGGCCAGGGCTGGTGACGTCATCAGTGCTATGCTCGGAGCAGGCGAAATCGGGTAAGTTTTGGGCATTTCTTGTTCCTTCTTTCATCGGGTGGGAACATACCCCTCTCCCCCCCCATCTGTCGCCCTGGTGACTGATAGCGAGCACAGGGGCTTGTAGAGATGTAgacctgttttttaaagaaaagggcTCAAGTCGTCTAACCTCCTGGTATGACAGACAGAAGTTGAGGCTGCGGCTGTAGCTCAGGGGATCTTCATTGTTATCGGAGCTGGACGGTGTCCGTCCGAGCGCACCTTGCTTTCCGTGCAAGTTGTTCTAAATGAAATGTCCTTCCCTGCCTTTAAAGGCGAGGGTCCAGCTCTCCCGGACCTTGTCTGCGGGCTGCGAGCGCTGCGGGCTCGTCTCCGCGATGCCCACAGCAGCCTTCCTGCTGCCCGGCCCGGCCGGACCCCCCGCCGGCCAGCGGCGATGGAAACAAACTCACTTCCTGCCGATTGCTACGAGCGGAAGGAAAACTCCTCCGCCTGAAGCTCCGCCTTTCTGAAAATATCTCTCCTGGCTGTTGTCTCGTTGACTCTGCGGGCGGAAAGCACCCCTTTTCCCCAGAAGTTTGTAAATTATTACCACATTATAAGGCTGCTTACAAGGTttcaggtgttttcttttaaaataataatttggagTCTTTCCAAGAGCTGTCTCTGAGCTTCGACAAGGCTTTTATCTAACGCAACCCCTTCCTCTCAGCCTGTCCTCTGTGCCCTGTTTGGACGGGCGAGCTCGGTCCGGTCCGTGTCTTCCAGCGATTCAGTTCCCCGAGCAGAGCGGCCCAGCTGTCTGGTTACGATCCACATGTGCTCTGAACCGTCCTGCGCCTGAGCTCCGGCTGCCGTTCTCCCGAGTGTCGGCCCGAGCCGAACCCGTGTCCGCTCCCTGTGGGCGGGTAACGGGGCCTCTTTCCACCACAGAGCAGCGCGGCCTGAGCTCAgcacttctgcttcctgctgttTGTGGTGGGCCGTGCCGTTCACGAGCAGCACAGTCATGACCCGCAGCTGCGGGCTCCAGGCTGGGGCTCGTGGGCTCGCTTTGCCCCAGTGAGATGCCCCCTCTGTAGGAGCGGGTAGCAAAGTCACGTTTCTGCAGCAGCTGACACCTGCTGCAGTGATGTTCCAAACAGTGGGGAAGGACAGAAGTCAGGCTGGTCAGGGTCTGGCTTCTGATCCTGGGAGGGACGTCCCTGCGGAGCCTGAGCTCCTCGTCTTCCTGTCAAAACGGGCGCGACCCCAGAGCGAGTTCTCACTGCTTCAGAGCGGAAAAACGAGCTCCCGGAGGTCTCGGACCACTGCTTCCGACTCAGGgtcgggggagctggagtctatcccatcAGTCAGCTGGGTACAGTCCCAGGGCAGACAGAcgcactcactcacaccagggcccgtTTCCCCAGATGCCAATCATATTCATAATAATCCCATCAGCATGTCTGGGAAATGAATCCATGCAAagctggggagaacatgcagactccacacagacagcaccccagggccccGGAGCTCCGAGGCAGCGGTGCTGCCCACTGCTCCACTGTGGCGCTGTCCTGTGCGGCAGTGAACTCGAACCCTTGCCCGCAGGCTGCGAGAGAGAGCGTGCCCTCACCATGCCCAAGGCGGAGAGGACCATCCGCAGGGATGAGAGACGGGACTCCAGGATGCTGTTCTCCACGGGCCCTGCAGGGGGCAGCAGGGACATCCTGGAGGTGCTGTCCCAGGATCCTCGCCTCTCCCCCGAGCTTGCCCAGGACTcaggtgagggacacagacacactgaccagtctctccaggaccaggactggacagccctgcagacacactgaccgaccctccaggaccaggactggacagccctgcagacacactgactgtccCTCCAgtaccaggactggacagccctgcagacacactgactgaccctccaggaccaggactggacagccctgcagacATACTGACCagtctctccaggaccaggactggacagccctgcagacATACTGACCagtctctccaggaccaggactggacagccttgcagacacactgactgaccctccaggaccaggactggacagggTGGTCAGAGCTGAACCTGATTGTCTCCCTCCGTCACCAGATGGAAACCCTGACGATACTGTGGTAGCGGCCGACTCCGAACTCGCCTGGCAGAACAGCGTGGCCGTGACCTCGCCGACCCCGCCCCCTTTCCCCGCCGCCCCCCGCCCGCCGCCGCACGCCAGGGCCCCGCGGAGCCGCCCCCCCGCGGCCTCCTCCTCGGCCCCCGGCTCCTTCTCCTGCGACATCTGCGGCAGGCCCTTCGCCTCGGCGCAGACGCTGGGCCTGCACCGGCGCCGGCACACGGGAGAGGGCCTGCTGAGCTGCCCGCACTGCCCCAAGTCCTTCGCCGGGCTCTCCAACttccagcgccacctgctggtgcACACGGGCGAGCGCCCGCACCGCTGCCCCGTCTGCGACCGCGGCTTCAACCAGGCGGTCAACCTGCGGCGCCACGTGCGCACGCACTCCCGCCAGAAGGGCTTCCCCACGCTGGCGCACCTGCTGCAGCACCAGGTGCGCCAGCGGCTCCGGCTGCAGGCCGAGGGCGACGCCCCCCCGCGCGCCGGCTCCCTCCGCGACGCCGCCCCCGGCGCGCAGGACGGGGGGCTGGCCCAGCTGCTGGCCCCCCTGCGGGGCGGCCCGGCCCGGCGCCTGCGCGAGTACCTCTTCCAGGGGGGagtgaaggaggaggaggaggcagggGCGTGGCCCGAGCCCCGGAGTCCTGGAGGAGCCCCGGAGCGCCCCGGGATCGGGACAGCGGACAGGAGGAGACGCGACGCAGCGGCAGGTAGAGACTCCGGTTCTGGATCAGTCCCTCCAGGGAAAGCCGGCCAGTGGACCCGGCGAGTCGGACTCCGGGCTGGACCAGCGCAAAGCGGCAGCTCACACAGCGCTCTGACTCGCCACAGGGCCTGCCGGCTGCAGAGACACACCGTCGTGTGAGCATTAATGTCCCCTGTCCACCCCCTGTCCACCCCCTGTCCACCTCCCTCTCCCTTGGTCTGCCCACCAGCTGCTTTGGAGAGAGCCTGGAGTGGCTCAGGCTGCTGAGGACCGGGAGTCCGACTGACAGGCACGTGCTGTGTTTTTCAGGGacggaggagctggaggaggagaagcTGAAAGAGGCGTGTGAAGAAGAGGCGTCCGGGACACCCTTCCTCAGCggggggagagggggcgggcCCCCCAGCCCAGCGAGGAGCCCTGGGGGCCACGGACGAGCCCGGCACAGTGACGAAGGGGGGGGAGGGCACAGAGAAGATCTGGGAGGGGCAATCGACCTGCGGGGCATttcggtggtggtggtgggcggcgatgatgatgatgatgatgatgatgatgatgatgaggaaGATGCAGGAGACACAGGAGCAAAGctggaggaagaagaggaaagAGGAAGGACTTTCCGGCCGCCGCCGGCAGGCGAGCTCGGCGGGACCCCCGCTCCGCCGGTCAGGGGGCGCCGCTGCCCCCCGTACACCTGCGGCAGGTGTGGCCGGCGCTTCGCCTGCAAGTCCAACTTCAACCGGCACTGGAAGGTGCACTCGGGCGAGAGGCCCTACAGCTGCACCGTCTGCGGCCGGCGCTTCAGCCAGGTGTCCAACTGCCGGCGCCACCAGCAGGCACACCTGGCTCCGCCGGGACAGAGCGTCAGCCCGCgcgaggaggagggggaggagggggaggaggaggaggaggaggaggaggagcaggagcaggagcaggagcaggagcaggagctggCAGGGAGCGAGGGTGAGCAGCGGGGGAGTCacgggggaggaggaggaggagacgaGGAAGGCGGGGGCGCCTCCAAAGGCGAGCCTGACCGG contains:
- the LOC102694579 gene encoding zinc finger protein 271-like, which codes for MPKAERTIRRDERRDSRMLFSTGPAGGSRDILEVLSQDPRLSPELAQDSDGNPDDTVVAADSELAWQNSVAVTSPTPPPFPAAPRPPPHARAPRSRPPAASSSAPGSFSCDICGRPFASAQTLGLHRRRHTGEGLLSCPHCPKSFAGLSNFQRHLLVHTGERPHRCPVCDRGFNQAVNLRRHVRTHSRQKGFPTLAHLLQHQVRQRLRLQAEGDAPPRAGSLRDAAPGAQDGGLAQLLAPLRGGPARRLREYLFQGGVKEEEEAGAWPEPRSPGGAPERPGIGTADRRRRDAAAGTEELEEEKLKEACEEEASGTPFLSGGRGGGPPSPARSPGGHGRARHSDEGGGGHREDLGGAIDLRGISVVVVGGDDDDDDDDDDDEEDAGDTGAKLEEEEERGRTFRPPPAGELGGTPAPPVRGRRCPPYTCGRCGRRFACKSNFNRHWKVHSGERPYSCTVCGRRFSQVSNCRRHQQAHLAPPGQSVSPREEEGEEGEEEEEEEEEQEQEQEQEQELAGSEGEQRGSHGGGGGGDEEGGGASKGEPDRPGDEEGEEEEGRGGAQRAGGPPGARLYRCSACGRRFTCKSNLHRHWKVHTGERPYSCPVCGRRFSQVSNCRRHLRSHTQDRPYRCPHCGKTFIQTVHLRNHLRTHAPHQAQGGRAGGGRAAARRRREEQRGPRGARAGGGPAREAYICSLCGVTCGSVPSLQSHQEVIHGIGTAGGRRAVCPLCGRVFTSASNLKKHQVVHSGQRPYRCEDCGRTFNQSGNALRHRRTHHAPGTGAAQGAGERKGAPARRAAQRAEVRAAKHASAGVTAPDDLPDPVTSSPGAGLVKEEWPAANQSESRDLERTVLQPRSNQSAGRARGAEAGEEKKASRCALEAGEPRDPRPTPEGYPTAAAPPLGCAEPPFPCRVCGRSFLSQGSLKIHERGHTGERPYRCPLCGKGFTNTPNFTRHLLVHTGEKPWRCEDCGRRFNQISNLNRHRRSHGHGQQGGAGATSSPAETAPPGERA